The Acetivibrio saccincola genome window below encodes:
- the hisF gene encoding imidazole glycerol phosphate synthase subunit HisF, translated as MFIKRVIPCLDVHEGRVVKGVNFENLKDAGDPVEIAAYYNQAGADELVLLDISATAEARSIMLDIVEKVAEKLTIPFIVGGGIRTVDDVRDLLKAGADKISINSAAIENPQLITECASRFGSQCVIVAVDAKKREDASGWDVYKDGGKVNTGMDIVQWAALIESQGAGEILLTSMDCDGTKNGYDIELLKAVTDTVRLPVIASGGAGQMEHFYDAIEEGKADAVLAASLFHFREIEIMELKKYLKERGIEVRMNENE; from the coding sequence ATGTTCATAAAAAGGGTAATTCCTTGTTTAGATGTGCATGAAGGAAGAGTTGTTAAAGGGGTTAATTTCGAGAATTTAAAAGACGCAGGAGATCCTGTGGAAATTGCCGCTTATTACAACCAAGCCGGAGCTGACGAACTTGTCCTTTTGGATATATCAGCCACAGCTGAAGCAAGGAGTATAATGCTTGACATCGTTGAAAAAGTTGCAGAAAAACTAACCATTCCTTTCATTGTAGGGGGAGGAATAAGAACAGTAGATGATGTAAGGGATCTTTTAAAAGCCGGGGCTGATAAAATATCAATTAATTCTGCTGCTATAGAAAATCCCCAGCTCATTACAGAGTGTGCTTCACGTTTTGGCAGCCAGTGTGTTATTGTAGCCGTTGATGCAAAAAAACGTGAAGACGCTTCAGGATGGGATGTTTACAAAGACGGGGGAAAAGTAAACACTGGAATGGATATTGTACAGTGGGCAGCACTAATTGAAAGCCAGGGGGCAGGAGAGATTCTGCTCACAAGCATGGACTGTGACGGTACTAAAAACGGGTACGATATTGAGCTTCTAAAAGCAGTAACCGATACAGTGAGACTTCCTGTTATTGCCTCAGGCGGGGCAGGACAAATGGAACACTTTTATGATGCAATAGAAGAGGGAAAAGCAGATGCAGTGCTTGCAGCATCATTATTCCATTTTAGGGAGATTGAAATAATGGAATTAAAGAAATACTTAAAAGAAAGAGGAATAGAGGTAAGGATGAATGAAAATGAGTGA
- the hisA gene encoding 1-(5-phosphoribosyl)-5-[(5-phosphoribosylamino)methylideneamino]imidazole-4-carboxamide isomerase, which produces MIIYPAVDIKDGRCVRLLQGEFDKVTVYSDDPLEMALKWESLGAEYLHVVDLDGARTGEPKNISITSKIAAKLNIPVQLGGGIRSIETIEKVISMGIRRVILGTSAVKNPDLVKQAVENFRENIVIGIDAKDGKVAIDGWEKTSEFTAIDFANKMVELGAKTIIYTDISRDGMLTGPNLDAMREMAQSVDAEIIASGGVSNLKDIKNLKETGVSGVIVGKALYTGNVDLQEAIKAGKE; this is translated from the coding sequence ATGATTATTTATCCGGCAGTAGATATTAAAGACGGGAGATGTGTAAGGCTTCTTCAGGGGGAGTTTGACAAGGTTACCGTCTATTCTGATGACCCTTTAGAGATGGCTTTAAAATGGGAAAGCCTTGGAGCTGAATACCTTCATGTAGTGGATTTAGACGGGGCAAGAACCGGGGAACCTAAAAATATTTCCATTACAAGCAAAATAGCCGCAAAACTTAATATACCGGTTCAGTTAGGAGGGGGAATCAGATCCATAGAGACAATTGAAAAGGTCATTTCTATGGGGATTAGAAGGGTAATACTGGGAACTTCTGCAGTAAAAAACCCTGATTTGGTAAAACAGGCAGTGGAGAATTTTAGGGAAAATATAGTTATTGGAATAGATGCAAAGGACGGAAAGGTAGCAATTGACGGATGGGAAAAAACAAGTGAATTTACAGCCATAGATTTTGCCAACAAAATGGTAGAGCTAGGTGCAAAGACAATAATATACACTGACATTTCACGGGATGGCATGCTTACAGGTCCAAATTTAGACGCTATGAGGGAAATGGCTCAGTCAGTAGACGCAGAAATCATAGCTTCCGGCGGGGTAAGTAACCTTAAGGATATAAAGAATCTTAAAGAAACAGGAGTATCGGGAGTTATTGTGGGAAAAGCCCTGTATACAGGAAATGTGGATTTACAAGAAGCTATAAAAGCAGGAAAGGAATAA
- a CDS encoding glycosyl hydrolase family 18 protein has protein sequence MKKAAAIVIAILIVSALAYVVFRLNHSNENLIPAFEEGGFNLIIEDEYITSPKSLKIENGEILLDFDTLKKYFDPSLKWDETSQKVIVSTKDRTIKMKTGGLTSFVNDGLLSLNIPIVQDEDVIYIPIEFLSDFYGIEITHVEQNNVVIIDYKKDFLHTANIIEPGAVLRSGRDSKYPILRRFDDFDGTGNSFKYQMRIFEEYDKWYKIRTWDGIVGFIEKQYVVAKIEGGTISGKEQKESLDEEKEKKSSSEAYEGKINLVWDMVYTRRSNPWSVPDMKGLDIISPTWFQLQNSKGDLMNRAYSGYVKWAHEKGYKVWALLSNDFQDAEMTSKFLKDDKAIENFTRQILAYASLYNLDGINIDFENFYQRDRDLFTRFIEIITPKLKEQGLVVSVDVNDIPCYDKKALSMTADYIMYMSYDQHWRTSPVAGSVAQVSWQERILKRVLEEEGVPREKLLLGLPYYTRLWEEKTENGAMSLSSVALTMEEAKNTIIENDAEVVWDEESGQFYAEYEKENSRFRIWLEDENSINLKSSLVHKYNLAGVCAWSMYFVSDNIWDVLYRNLKEIDGYEQWLKLNENNEYIFVY, from the coding sequence GTGAAAAAAGCTGCTGCTATTGTTATAGCTATTCTGATTGTTTCTGCATTGGCATATGTTGTTTTTAGATTAAACCATTCCAATGAAAATTTAATTCCTGCCTTTGAAGAGGGAGGGTTTAATCTTATAATTGAAGATGAATATATAACTTCCCCCAAAAGCTTAAAAATTGAAAATGGGGAGATACTATTAGATTTTGACACTTTAAAAAAGTATTTTGACCCTTCTCTTAAATGGGATGAAACTTCACAAAAGGTTATAGTTTCAACAAAGGACAGAACAATAAAAATGAAAACAGGAGGTCTTACTTCCTTTGTAAATGACGGTCTTTTAAGCTTAAATATTCCCATTGTACAAGATGAGGATGTAATTTATATTCCCATAGAGTTTTTAAGTGATTTTTATGGTATTGAAATTACACATGTAGAGCAAAACAATGTGGTTATAATAGATTATAAAAAGGATTTTCTCCATACGGCCAATATCATAGAACCCGGAGCAGTGCTAAGAAGCGGAAGGGATTCTAAATATCCTATACTCCGGAGGTTTGATGATTTTGACGGCACCGGTAACAGCTTCAAATATCAAATGAGGATTTTTGAAGAATATGATAAATGGTATAAAATCAGGACATGGGATGGGATTGTAGGATTTATAGAAAAACAATATGTAGTTGCAAAAATAGAAGGTGGGACTATATCAGGGAAAGAGCAAAAAGAATCATTAGATGAAGAAAAAGAAAAAAAGTCTTCTTCTGAGGCTTATGAGGGTAAAATTAATCTGGTGTGGGACATGGTGTATACCAGAAGAAGCAATCCCTGGTCTGTACCTGATATGAAAGGTTTGGACATTATATCCCCCACATGGTTCCAGCTTCAAAATTCCAAAGGGGATTTAATGAACAGGGCATACTCTGGCTATGTAAAATGGGCTCATGAGAAGGGATACAAGGTATGGGCGCTATTGAGCAATGATTTTCAGGATGCAGAGATGACAAGTAAATTTTTAAAAGATGATAAAGCCATAGAAAATTTTACAAGACAAATTTTAGCGTACGCATCCCTTTACAATTTAGACGGCATAAATATTGACTTTGAAAACTTTTATCAAAGGGACAGGGATTTATTTACCCGCTTTATAGAAATTATAACCCCAAAATTAAAAGAACAGGGGCTTGTGGTTTCCGTTGATGTAAATGACATTCCCTGCTACGACAAAAAGGCTCTTAGCATGACTGCGGACTATATTATGTACATGTCATACGACCAGCACTGGAGAACAAGTCCGGTGGCAGGCTCTGTGGCACAGGTTTCCTGGCAGGAGAGGATTTTAAAAAGGGTTCTTGAGGAAGAAGGTGTTCCAAGGGAAAAGCTCCTTTTAGGGCTGCCTTATTACACAAGGCTTTGGGAGGAAAAGACGGAAAATGGTGCCATGAGCCTTTCAAGTGTGGCTCTTACAATGGAAGAGGCTAAAAATACAATTATAGAAAACGACGCAGAAGTTGTGTGGGATGAGGAAAGCGGGCAGTTTTATGCAGAATATGAAAAAGAAAATTCCAGGTTTAGAATCTGGCTGGAAGACGAAAACTCAATAAACCTTAAATCTTCCCTAGTTCATAAATACAATCTTGCAGGTGTATGTGCCTGGAGTATGTATTTTGTATCTGACAATATATGGGACGTACTTTACCGGAATTTAAAGGAAATAGATGGATACGAACAATGGCTTAAATTAAACGAAAACAATGAATATATATTTGTTTATTGA
- the hisB gene encoding imidazoleglycerol-phosphate dehydratase HisB, producing MIRKASLKRKTYETDISMELNIDGEGKSNISTGIGFFDHMLNLFARHGLMDLTVEAKGDLEVDAHHTVEDVGIVLGQLIKEALGDKKSVKRYGTSYVPMDESLVLVSLDLSGRPFLVFDVNFACEKTGTMETELFEEFFRAVSHNAGMTLHIKLLHGSNSHHIAEAVFKAFGRALDEATKIDERIKGIMSTKGTLD from the coding sequence ATGATAAGAAAGGCAAGTCTTAAAAGGAAGACTTACGAAACAGACATCAGTATGGAACTTAATATAGATGGTGAGGGGAAAAGCAACATCAGTACAGGGATAGGTTTTTTTGACCATATGCTGAATCTTTTTGCAAGGCACGGGCTTATGGATTTAACGGTGGAAGCAAAAGGGGATTTAGAGGTGGACGCCCATCACACCGTTGAAGATGTTGGAATTGTACTTGGACAGCTGATAAAAGAGGCATTAGGGGACAAAAAGTCTGTAAAAAGGTATGGAACATCCTATGTACCCATGGACGAATCATTGGTTTTGGTATCCCTTGATTTAAGTGGCAGGCCGTTTTTGGTATTTGATGTCAATTTTGCCTGCGAAAAGACAGGTACTATGGAAACTGAGCTTTTTGAAGAGTTTTTTAGAGCAGTATCTCATAATGCAGGTATGACACTGCATATAAAATTGCTGCATGGCAGCAATTCACACCATATAGCAGAGGCTGTTTTTAAGGCTTTTGGAAGAGCTCTTGATGAAGCAACAAAGATAGATGAGAGAATCAAAGGAATTATGTCAACTAAAGGAACACTTGATTAA
- a CDS encoding RNA-binding domain-containing protein has protein sequence MDSCKLRALLKKEEGPKLDFKAKISLETYGDKKEFVKDVIAIANSRGGRGYIIFGVQDKTKKILGINPEDYNEERIQQVIYNRCDPPVAVSMDFIELEGKTLGVLTIYKSHHRPHQMIQNGAFYIRRGSTTDTARRNEIANLFQENGLMRYETVVLKNVSLDEIDETIVKSYFERLGFVGEKPSEILMESLGIISQKVGGEGYSPTIGGLLLFGKNPFLYLPQAYIKVMYDDKTELFYGNILNMLDNTMGVLKDLIKDKDYPFEALEEVIANALVHRDYLDDSRGITINITPGFIEITNPGALVSQNSAYQFTRGNNPYRRNSWLYQRLLMLDHKKRFMRTGIGMTRIKNSFSGIGKVKFINIGSQNLFKVILPRNTNTRENKGN, from the coding sequence TTGGATAGTTGTAAGCTTAGGGCGCTTTTAAAAAAGGAAGAAGGGCCAAAACTGGACTTCAAAGCAAAAATTAGTCTGGAGACCTATGGGGATAAAAAGGAATTTGTCAAAGATGTTATCGCCATCGCCAATTCCAGAGGTGGAAGGGGATATATAATTTTTGGCGTCCAGGACAAAACCAAAAAAATTTTAGGCATCAATCCTGAGGATTATAATGAAGAGCGCATCCAGCAGGTTATATACAACAGGTGCGACCCGCCTGTAGCTGTTTCTATGGATTTTATTGAGCTAGAGGGAAAGACATTAGGGGTGCTTACAATTTACAAAAGCCATCACAGACCCCATCAAATGATTCAAAACGGTGCTTTTTACATAAGAAGGGGCTCTACCACTGACACGGCAAGAAGAAATGAAATAGCTAATTTATTTCAGGAAAATGGGCTGATGAGATATGAAACAGTAGTACTAAAAAATGTAAGTTTAGATGAAATTGATGAGACAATTGTAAAAAGTTACTTTGAAAGATTAGGATTTGTCGGCGAAAAGCCTAGTGAAATTTTGATGGAATCTTTGGGAATAATTAGCCAAAAAGTCGGGGGTGAAGGTTACAGTCCTACAATAGGTGGGCTGCTTTTGTTTGGCAAAAACCCCTTTCTATACCTTCCCCAGGCTTATATAAAAGTAATGTATGATGATAAAACAGAGCTTTTTTATGGAAATATTTTAAATATGCTGGATAATACAATGGGGGTTTTAAAAGATTTAATAAAAGACAAAGACTATCCCTTTGAGGCATTAGAAGAAGTAATTGCAAATGCATTGGTTCACAGGGATTACTTGGACGACTCAAGAGGTATTACAATAAATATTACGCCCGGATTTATTGAAATTACCAATCCGGGTGCACTTGTGTCCCAAAACAGTGCCTACCAGTTTACCAGGGGAAACAATCCTTACAGGAGAAATTCATGGCTGTACCAGAGGCTTTTAATGCTGGACCATAAAAAAAGATTTATGAGAACCGGCATAGGAATGACAAGAATAAAAAATTCTTTTTCCGGTATAGGGAAAGTTAAATTTATAAATATAGGTTCTCAAAACTTGTTTAAAGTTATACTACCTAGAAATACTAATACAAGAGAAAACAAAGGAAATTGA
- the guaB gene encoding IMP dehydrogenase: MDNNKTGYYIFVKQGGTDVEDRFSKVGLTFDDVLLIPQKSEILPRDIDVSTYLTKEIKLNIPLMSAAMDTVTDSRLAIAIAREGGIGIIHKNMSITDQAQEVDKVKRSEHGVIVDPFYLSPEHHVYEAMELMAKYKISGVPITEGTKLVGIITNRDLRFETNHQKKIKEAMTKENLVTAPEGTTLDEAQEILRKHKIEKLPIVDSEGNLKGLITIKDIEKAIEFPNSAKDSKGRLLAGAAVGVTSDMMERVKALVDVKVDVITLDSAHGHSKNIIEGVKRIKDAYPDIQVIAGNVATAEATRDLIEAGADAVKVGIGPGSICTTRVIAGIGVPQITAIYDCAQAAKEYGIKIIADGGIKYSGDIAKAIAAGADVVMIGNLFAGTEESPGESEIFQGRRFKVYRGMGSLAAMQKGSKDRYFQEDANKLVPEGVEGRVPYKGPLSDIVFQLVEGLKHGMGYCGAKNIEDLQTKSKFIRITNAGLRESHPHDIYITKEAPNYSINSLQY, encoded by the coding sequence ATGGATAATAATAAAACAGGGTATTATATTTTTGTAAAACAGGGAGGGACCGATGTGGAAGATAGATTTTCCAAAGTAGGACTAACATTTGACGACGTGCTTTTGATACCGCAAAAATCAGAAATTTTGCCAAGGGATATTGATGTATCCACCTATTTAACAAAAGAAATAAAGCTGAATATTCCCCTTATGAGTGCTGCTATGGATACCGTTACTGACTCAAGGCTTGCCATTGCCATAGCAAGGGAAGGCGGGATAGGCATAATACACAAAAATATGTCTATTACAGACCAGGCACAAGAAGTGGACAAGGTGAAAAGGTCAGAACACGGTGTAATTGTAGATCCCTTTTACCTTTCACCGGAGCATCATGTATACGAAGCCATGGAGTTGATGGCAAAATACAAAATTTCCGGTGTTCCCATAACAGAAGGCACTAAATTGGTGGGTATAATAACCAACAGGGATTTAAGGTTTGAAACAAATCACCAAAAGAAGATTAAAGAAGCCATGACAAAGGAAAACTTGGTGACAGCGCCGGAGGGGACAACCCTTGATGAAGCCCAGGAAATATTGAGAAAACACAAAATAGAAAAACTTCCTATTGTGGACTCAGAGGGGAATTTAAAGGGGCTTATAACCATAAAGGATATTGAAAAAGCCATTGAATTTCCTAATTCAGCAAAGGATTCCAAGGGAAGGCTTTTAGCGGGGGCTGCAGTAGGTGTTACTTCTGATATGATGGAAAGGGTAAAAGCCCTTGTAGATGTTAAGGTTGATGTCATAACTTTAGATTCTGCCCATGGACATTCCAAAAATATCATTGAAGGGGTAAAGAGAATAAAAGATGCGTACCCTGATATCCAGGTAATTGCAGGTAATGTGGCAACTGCAGAAGCTACAAGGGATTTAATAGAGGCCGGTGCGGACGCTGTTAAAGTGGGAATCGGACCCGGTTCAATATGTACCACCAGAGTAATTGCAGGTATCGGCGTTCCCCAAATTACTGCTATATATGACTGTGCTCAGGCTGCAAAGGAATACGGGATTAAAATAATAGCAGACGGCGGCATTAAATATTCAGGTGACATTGCAAAAGCAATAGCAGCAGGAGCTGATGTTGTCATGATTGGTAATCTTTTTGCAGGTACGGAAGAGAGCCCGGGAGAATCAGAAATCTTCCAGGGCAGAAGGTTTAAAGTATATAGGGGAATGGGTTCATTAGCTGCTATGCAAAAAGGAAGTAAGGACAGGTATTTTCAGGAAGATGCAAACAAACTTGTGCCTGAAGGGGTTGAAGGAAGGGTACCATATAAAGGGCCTTTATCAGACATTGTATTCCAGCTTGTTGAGGGCTTAAAGCATGGAATGGGTTACTGTGGTGCAAAAAATATTGAAGACCTTCAAACCAAGTCAAAATTTATACGCATAACAAATGCAGGTTTAAGAGAAAGTCATCCTCATGACATTTATATAACAAAAGAAGCTCCAAACTACAGCATTAATTCTTTACAGTACTAA
- the groL gene encoding chaperonin GroEL (60 kDa chaperone family; promotes refolding of misfolded polypeptides especially under stressful conditions; forms two stacked rings of heptamers to form a barrel-shaped 14mer; ends can be capped by GroES; misfolded proteins enter the barrel where they are refolded when GroES binds): MAKEIKFCEDARKALENGVNKLADTVKVTLGPKGRNVVLDKKFGTPLITNDGVTIAKEIELEDQFENMGAQLVKEVATKTNDVAGDGTTTATLLAQAIIREGLKNVAAGANPMILKKGIEKAVDKAVEGIKEISQKVKGKEDITRVASISANDDVIGNLIADAMEKVTNDGVITVEESKTMGTNLEVVEGMQFDRGYVSPYMVTDTEKMEAILEDPYILITDKKITNVQDILPLLEQIVQQGKKLVIIAEDVEGEALATLVVNKLRGTFTCVAVKAPGFGDRRKAMLEDIAILTGGQVITEELGLDLKDAKIEQLGRARQVKVQKENTIIVDGAGKQDEIQKRIASIKAQIEETTSEFDKEKLQERLAKLSGGVAVIQVGAATETEMKEKKLRIEDALAATRAAVEEGIVSGGGTALINVIPKVEELLDATSGDEKTGVQIVLRALEEPVRQIAENAGLEGSVIVEKVKASEKGIGYDVLTDKYVNMIESGIVDPAKVTRSALQNAASIAAMVLTTEAVVSELPEKENPMAGAPGGMGGMY; encoded by the coding sequence ATGGCAAAGGAAATTAAATTCTGTGAAGACGCTAGAAAAGCATTGGAAAACGGTGTAAATAAATTGGCAGATACCGTGAAAGTTACACTTGGACCTAAGGGAAGAAATGTTGTATTAGATAAAAAATTTGGTACTCCTCTAATTACAAATGACGGGGTTACAATTGCAAAGGAAATAGAATTGGAAGACCAGTTTGAAAATATGGGTGCGCAGCTGGTTAAAGAAGTTGCAACAAAAACTAACGATGTAGCAGGAGACGGTACTACTACAGCAACACTTCTTGCACAGGCTATTATAAGAGAAGGTCTTAAAAACGTAGCTGCAGGTGCAAACCCAATGATACTTAAAAAAGGAATAGAAAAAGCAGTAGATAAAGCTGTTGAGGGAATAAAAGAAATCAGCCAGAAAGTAAAAGGAAAAGAAGATATAACAAGGGTTGCTTCAATTTCCGCTAATGATGATGTTATTGGAAACCTTATAGCTGACGCTATGGAAAAGGTTACAAATGACGGTGTTATCACTGTTGAAGAATCCAAGACAATGGGAACAAACTTAGAAGTTGTTGAGGGTATGCAGTTTGACAGAGGTTATGTATCCCCTTACATGGTAACAGACACTGAAAAGATGGAAGCAATCTTAGAAGATCCATACATCTTAATTACAGACAAGAAGATTACAAATGTTCAAGACATTCTTCCTCTACTAGAGCAAATAGTACAGCAGGGCAAAAAGCTTGTTATAATTGCTGAAGACGTTGAAGGCGAAGCTTTGGCTACTTTAGTGGTTAACAAATTAAGAGGAACATTTACATGTGTTGCAGTAAAAGCTCCTGGCTTTGGAGACAGAAGAAAAGCTATGTTAGAAGATATTGCAATTCTAACAGGCGGTCAGGTAATTACTGAAGAGTTAGGACTTGACTTAAAAGACGCAAAAATTGAACAGCTAGGAAGGGCAAGACAAGTAAAAGTACAAAAAGAAAATACTATAATTGTTGACGGTGCAGGAAAACAAGATGAAATTCAAAAGAGAATTGCATCAATAAAAGCACAGATTGAAGAAACTACTTCAGAATTTGACAAGGAAAAATTACAAGAAAGACTTGCTAAGCTTTCAGGCGGCGTAGCAGTTATACAAGTTGGTGCTGCAACAGAAACTGAAATGAAAGAAAAGAAATTGAGAATTGAAGACGCACTTGCAGCAACCAGGGCTGCTGTTGAAGAAGGTATAGTATCAGGCGGCGGAACTGCTCTTATAAATGTTATACCAAAAGTAGAAGAACTATTAGACGCAACTTCAGGGGACGAAAAAACAGGTGTTCAAATAGTTTTAAGAGCATTAGAAGAGCCTGTTAGACAGATTGCAGAAAATGCAGGACTTGAAGGTTCAGTTATAGTTGAAAAAGTTAAAGCTAGTGAAAAAGGCATAGGATATGACGTATTAACTGATAAATACGTTAATATGATTGAATCAGGTATAGTTGACCCTGCAAAAGTTACAAGATCTGCTCTTCAAAATGCTGCGTCCATAGCTGCAATGGTTCTTACAACTGAAGCTGTTGTTTCAGAATTACCTGAAAAAGAAAATCCAATGGCGGGAGCACCAGGCGGAATGGGCGGAATGTACTAA
- the groES gene encoding co-chaperone GroES translates to MNIKPLADRVVVKMVESEETTKSGIVLPGSAKEKPQIAEVVAVGPGTVQDGKEVKMEVKVGDKVIISKYSGTEVKFNNEEYTILKQGDILAIVE, encoded by the coding sequence ATGAACATTAAGCCTTTGGCGGACAGAGTTGTTGTTAAAATGGTAGAAAGCGAAGAGACTACAAAGAGCGGTATAGTTTTACCAGGTTCAGCAAAGGAGAAGCCACAAATAGCTGAAGTTGTAGCAGTTGGTCCAGGTACTGTTCAAGACGGAAAAGAAGTAAAAATGGAAGTAAAGGTAGGAGACAAAGTTATTATAAGCAAGTATTCAGGAACAGAAGTTAAATTTAATAATGAAGAATATACAATTTTAAAGCAAGGGGATATTTTAGCTATAGTAGAGTAA
- the hisIE gene encoding bifunctional phosphoribosyl-AMP cyclohydrolase/phosphoribosyl-ATP diphosphatase HisIE, giving the protein MSEILNSIKFDDRGLIPVIAQDHSTNEVLMMAYMNKEALEKSLETGKVHYFSRSRNKLWQKGETSGHYQYIKSIKVDCDGDALLIKVEQVEGACHTGHFSCFYREISDEGLKETQKKVFDEKEVYDGSKVLKEVYDVIVDRTINPKEGSYTNYLFEKGLDKILKKVGEEASEVIIAAKNKDKGEIVYEISDLFYHLFVLMVERGVKLEDIYNELKKRR; this is encoded by the coding sequence ATGAGTGAAATATTAAATAGCATAAAATTTGACGACAGGGGATTAATACCTGTTATAGCCCAGGATCATAGCACCAATGAAGTGCTTATGATGGCATATATGAATAAAGAGGCATTGGAGAAATCTTTAGAAACAGGTAAGGTTCATTATTTTAGCAGAAGCAGGAATAAATTATGGCAAAAAGGCGAAACCTCCGGTCACTATCAGTACATAAAATCAATAAAGGTGGATTGTGACGGGGACGCACTTTTAATAAAAGTAGAGCAGGTTGAAGGTGCATGCCATACCGGGCATTTCTCCTGTTTTTACAGGGAAATTAGTGATGAAGGACTAAAAGAAACACAAAAAAAAGTATTTGATGAAAAAGAAGTATATGATGGGTCTAAAGTTTTAAAAGAAGTATATGATGTAATAGTTGACAGGACTATAAACCCTAAAGAGGGATCTTATACAAACTATTTATTTGAAAAAGGTCTTGATAAAATATTAAAGAAAGTGGGAGAAGAGGCATCAGAAGTCATTATTGCTGCAAAAAATAAAGACAAAGGTGAAATTGTGTATGAAATTTCAGACCTATTTTACCATCTCTTTGTTTTAATGGTTGAAAGAGGGGTAAAACTTGAGGATATATACAATGAATTAAAGAAAAGACGGTAA
- a CDS encoding DUF6106 family protein: MDIFVERIIERKKNIIDYMVIFSIFFGSLFVALLIILFFNINAISAALLIALGYLVYYLISMRNVEFEYAFTNGELDIDKIIAQRKRKRLFSANCRDFEAFGKLDSKNFTDDIKNIPQQIKAVTSMSSQDVYFLVANYKGNRTLVYFEPDERMLNSLKPYISKRITM, translated from the coding sequence ATGGATATATTTGTAGAAAGGATTATCGAGCGGAAGAAAAACATTATTGACTACATGGTGATATTTTCCATATTCTTTGGCTCATTATTTGTAGCACTGCTTATAATTTTGTTTTTTAATATTAACGCCATATCCGCTGCTTTATTAATAGCGCTGGGATACCTTGTGTATTATCTCATTTCAATGAGGAATGTAGAGTTTGAGTACGCATTTACAAACGGCGAACTTGACATTGATAAAATAATAGCCCAGAGAAAGAGAAAGAGACTGTTTAGCGCAAATTGCAGGGATTTTGAGGCTTTCGGAAAGCTGGACAGTAAAAACTTTACTGATGATATAAAAAATATCCCGCAACAGATAAAGGCAGTTACTTCAATGAGTTCACAAGATGTATATTTTCTTGTAGCCAATTATAAAGGAAACAGAACTTTAGTGTATTTTGAGCCGGATGAGAGAATGCTCAATTCATTAAAGCCTTACATTTCTAAAAGGATAACCATGTGA